A genome region from Thalassococcus arenae includes the following:
- a CDS encoding sarcosine oxidase subunit alpha family protein: protein MRIDAAGRIDRSKTIAFQWDGRALFGHPGDTLASALLANDIRLTGRSFKYHRPRGVFSAGSEEPNALVTIGRGAASDPNVRATMQELFDGLEARSQNRWPTLDWDLLSVNNLLAPFLGAGFYYKTFMWPRAFWERVYEPFIRRAAGLGALSGQSDTDIYEKAFAFCDVLVIGAGPAGLMAAEAAALSGAQVILCTEDNALGGRLLVENEIVDGMDGHLWAAEKAEQLGRMDNVRLMIRTTVTGAYDQGTYGALERVGHHLPRRDGLPRECFWRIVARRAVLCAGSIERTVAFQNNDLPGVMQAGAVRAYLNRWGVGAGKAVTVFGNTDDAHRTARDLLEAGVHVAGLIDCRHDVTPQVDCPVHTGAVVSAAHGGRGGVEAITLRHGDGRQERIATDCLGVSGGWNPSVHLTCHMNGRPQWSEEHLAFLPTPDAVPGMSVAGAARGDFLTAACLRGGAEAGAAAATALGFKTEAPAIPEAEDAPYRIQRLWAVPGKGRAWLDYQNDVTVKDVTQAARENFRSVEHMKRYTTQGMATDQGKNSNVTALAILADATGRDIPETGTTTFRPPYTPVAIAAMGAGAQGHGFAPERLTPSHAASIDKGAPMIEAGLWYRPSYFPRPGETTWRQSCDREVKMVREAVGICDVSTLGKIALQGPDVGAFLDVVYANTFSTLKPGRVRYGLMLREDGHVMDDGTCARLDDDRWLMTTTTAAAGLVMRHLDWVQQAFCAKMAVRFVSVTDHWAQFAVAGPKSRDLLNGVLDRPIDNAGFPYMACGAVSVMGVAGRLFRISFSGEHAYEIAIPARYGDSLFRILVARAEAMGGGAYGMEALNVLRIEKGHITHAEIHGRTTADDIGFARMVSEKKDCIGKAMAARPGLSGPAREQLVGLRPAGAVKQLTAGAHLFEAEAPAMRENDQGYVTSVGFSPTLGEMRALAFLRDGRARHGQTVRMVDHLRGIEALCEVTDPVAFDPEGGRLRG from the coding sequence ATGCGGATTGATGCCGCGGGGCGCATCGACCGAAGCAAAACCATTGCGTTTCAATGGGATGGAAGGGCATTGTTCGGACATCCCGGCGACACGTTGGCCTCGGCCCTGCTGGCCAACGACATCCGACTGACGGGACGATCGTTCAAGTATCACCGCCCGCGCGGCGTGTTCAGCGCCGGCTCCGAGGAGCCCAACGCGCTGGTCACCATCGGCCGTGGCGCGGCATCCGATCCGAACGTCCGCGCGACCATGCAGGAGCTTTTTGACGGTCTCGAGGCACGCAGCCAGAACCGGTGGCCGACGCTCGACTGGGATTTGCTGAGCGTCAACAACCTGTTGGCGCCGTTTCTTGGGGCGGGGTTCTATTACAAGACCTTCATGTGGCCGCGCGCCTTCTGGGAAAGGGTCTACGAGCCTTTCATCCGCCGCGCCGCCGGGCTGGGTGCGCTGTCGGGGCAGTCCGACACCGACATCTACGAAAAGGCGTTCGCCTTCTGCGACGTGCTGGTGATCGGGGCAGGACCCGCCGGTCTGATGGCGGCAGAGGCGGCGGCCCTGTCCGGTGCGCAAGTCATTTTATGCACAGAAGACAATGCCTTGGGCGGTCGTCTTCTTGTGGAAAACGAAATCGTCGACGGGATGGACGGGCATCTCTGGGCGGCGGAAAAGGCCGAGCAGCTTGGCCGGATGGACAACGTACGGCTGATGATCCGCACCACCGTGACCGGCGCCTATGACCAGGGCACCTATGGCGCGCTCGAACGCGTCGGCCACCACCTGCCGCGGCGGGACGGGCTGCCCCGCGAATGCTTCTGGCGTATCGTTGCCAGGCGGGCGGTCTTGTGCGCGGGCAGCATCGAGCGGACGGTCGCTTTTCAAAACAACGACTTGCCGGGGGTCATGCAGGCCGGCGCTGTGCGCGCCTACCTGAACCGATGGGGGGTCGGTGCGGGCAAGGCGGTCACGGTCTTCGGGAATACCGACGACGCCCACCGCACGGCGCGCGACCTGCTCGAGGCCGGCGTGCATGTGGCCGGGTTGATCGACTGCCGCCACGACGTGACACCGCAAGTGGATTGCCCGGTCCATACCGGTGCGGTCGTTTCGGCGGCCCATGGCGGGCGCGGCGGGGTCGAGGCGATCACGTTGCGCCACGGCGATGGCCGGCAAGAGCGCATCGCCACCGATTGCCTTGGCGTATCCGGTGGATGGAACCCGTCCGTCCACCTGACCTGCCACATGAATGGGCGTCCGCAATGGTCTGAAGAACATCTTGCTTTCCTGCCGACACCCGATGCCGTTCCGGGCATGTCCGTCGCCGGCGCGGCGCGGGGCGACTTTTTAACCGCCGCCTGCCTTCGGGGCGGTGCCGAGGCCGGGGCCGCCGCCGCAACGGCTCTCGGGTTCAAGACAGAGGCGCCGGCAATCCCCGAGGCCGAGGACGCACCCTACCGCATCCAGCGCCTCTGGGCCGTGCCGGGCAAGGGCCGCGCCTGGCTGGATTACCAGAACGACGTCACCGTCAAGGACGTGACGCAGGCGGCACGGGAAAACTTCCGCTCGGTCGAGCACATGAAGCGCTACACCACCCAGGGCATGGCGACCGACCAGGGCAAGAATTCCAATGTCACCGCGCTGGCGATCCTTGCCGATGCAACGGGCCGCGACATTCCCGAGACCGGCACCACCACCTTCCGCCCGCCCTACACGCCGGTGGCCATCGCCGCGATGGGAGCGGGGGCACAGGGCCACGGCTTCGCTCCGGAAAGGCTGACGCCGTCGCATGCCGCGAGCATCGACAAGGGCGCGCCGATGATCGAGGCGGGGCTGTGGTACCGTCCGTCCTATTTCCCGCGCCCGGGTGAAACGACCTGGCGGCAAAGCTGCGACCGGGAGGTCAAGATGGTGCGCGAGGCGGTGGGCATCTGCGACGTGTCGACCCTGGGCAAGATCGCCTTGCAGGGGCCGGATGTCGGGGCATTTCTGGATGTCGTTTATGCCAACACGTTCAGCACGCTGAAGCCGGGACGGGTGCGCTATGGGCTGATGCTGCGCGAGGACGGGCATGTCATGGATGACGGCACCTGTGCGCGGCTGGATGACGACCGCTGGCTGATGACCACGACGACCGCGGCGGCAGGATTGGTGATGCGGCACCTCGATTGGGTGCAGCAGGCGTTCTGCGCGAAGATGGCGGTGCGCTTCGTATCGGTCACAGATCACTGGGCGCAATTCGCGGTCGCCGGACCGAAATCCCGCGACTTGCTGAACGGCGTGCTGGACCGGCCGATCGACAACGCGGGTTTCCCCTACATGGCCTGTGGCGCCGTGTCGGTCATGGGTGTGGCGGGGCGTCTGTTCCGTATCTCGTTCTCGGGCGAACATGCCTACGAGATCGCGATACCCGCCCGCTACGGCGACAGCCTGTTCCGCATCCTGGTGGCCCGGGCCGAGGCGATGGGCGGCGGTGCCTATGGCATGGAGGCGCTGAACGTGCTGCGGATCGAGAAGGGCCACATCACCCATGCCGAGATCCATGGCCGCACCACCGCCGACGATATCGGCTTTGCGCGGATGGTGTCGGAGAAAAAGGATTGCATCGGCAAGGCGATGGCGGCGCGACCCGGCCTGTCGGGACCGGCGCGCGAACAGCTGGTGGGCCTGCGTCCGGCGGGCGCGGTCAAACAACTGACCGCCGGGGCGCACCTGTTCGAGGCCGAGGCGCCGGCGATGCGGGAGAACGACCAGGGATATGTGACCAGCGTCGGTTTTTCGCCGACCCTGGGCGAGATGCGGGCGCTGGCCTTCCTGCGCGATGGCCGGGCCCGGCATGGGCAGACGGTGCGGATGGTCGATCATCTGCGCGGGATCGAGGCGCTTTGCGAGGTGACCGATCCGGTGGCCTTCGATCCCGAGGGAGGGCGGTTGCGTGGCTGA
- a CDS encoding sarcosine oxidase subunit beta family protein, whose product MRFSGWRIFREGLTGNKGWGPHWRDPAPKSEYDIVIIGGGGHGLSTAYYLAKEHGLTNVAVLEKGYLGGGNVGRNTTIVRANYFLPGNSEFYSHSLKLWEGLEADLNYNVMHSQRGLINLFHSDGQRDAFVRRGNAMINQGDDAILLDRDGVRKHLPYLDFDNTRFPIYGGLLHPRGGTARHDAVAWGYARGADRRGVDLIQNCEVTGIDIQNGRVTGVQTTRGAIRAKKVGIVVAGRSGQVAAMAGMRLPIESHILQAFVSEGLKPCIDHVVSFGMGHFYISQSDKGGLVFGGDLDFYASYAARGNLPMTEHVMEAAMTLMPMIGKARVLRSWGGIMDMTPDGSPIIDKTGVDGLYLDCGWCYGGFKAVPGSGFAFAHLIAQDRPHDSAARYRLDRFRTGVGLMDEEGTGAQHNLH is encoded by the coding sequence ATGCGGTTTTCCGGTTGGCGGATATTCAGGGAAGGGCTGACCGGTAACAAGGGCTGGGGGCCGCACTGGCGCGATCCGGCGCCGAAATCCGAATATGACATCGTCATCATCGGCGGTGGCGGGCATGGCCTGTCCACCGCCTATTACCTGGCCAAGGAGCACGGCCTGACCAATGTCGCCGTGCTGGAAAAGGGCTATCTCGGTGGTGGCAATGTGGGGCGCAACACGACGATCGTGCGCGCCAACTATTTCCTGCCCGGCAATTCCGAATTCTATTCCCATTCCCTCAAGCTCTGGGAAGGGCTCGAGGCCGATCTCAACTACAACGTCATGCATTCGCAGCGCGGGCTGATCAACCTGTTCCATTCCGACGGCCAGCGCGATGCCTTCGTCCGGCGCGGCAACGCGATGATCAACCAGGGCGACGACGCGATCCTGCTGGACCGCGACGGCGTGCGCAAACATCTGCCCTATCTCGATTTCGACAACACCCGCTTTCCGATCTACGGCGGGCTGCTGCATCCCCGCGGCGGCACCGCGCGCCACGACGCGGTGGCCTGGGGCTATGCCCGCGGTGCCGACCGGCGCGGCGTCGACCTGATCCAGAATTGCGAGGTGACGGGCATCGACATCCAGAACGGCCGCGTCACCGGCGTGCAGACCACGCGCGGCGCGATCCGGGCGAAGAAAGTCGGCATCGTCGTCGCCGGCCGGTCGGGGCAGGTGGCGGCGATGGCCGGAATGCGCCTGCCGATCGAATCCCACATCCTGCAGGCCTTCGTCAGCGAGGGGCTGAAACCCTGCATCGACCACGTGGTCAGCTTCGGCATGGGGCATTTCTATATCAGCCAGTCCGACAAGGGCGGGCTGGTCTTCGGCGGCGACCTGGATTTCTACGCCTCCTATGCCGCGCGCGGCAATCTGCCGATGACCGAACACGTGATGGAAGCGGCGATGACCCTGATGCCGATGATCGGCAAGGCCCGTGTCCTGCGCAGCTGGGGCGGGATCATGGACATGACGCCCGACGGCTCGCCGATCATCGACAAGACCGGCGTGGACGGGCTCTACCTGGATTGCGGCTGGTGCTACGGCGGCTTCAAGGCGGTGCCGGGATCGGGTTTCGCCTTTGCCCATCTCATCGCCCAGGACCGCCCGCATGACAGCGCCGCGCGCTACCGCCTCGACCGGTTCCGCACCGGTGTCGGGCTGATGGACGAGGAGGGCACCGGTGCGCAACACAACCTGCACTGA
- a CDS encoding prephenate dehydratase → MTRRIAFQGEPGAYSDQACREARPDMETLPCRTFEDVINAVRGGDAELAMLPVENSTYGRVADIHRLLPESGLRIVDEAFVRVHISLMALPGVQIEDLRTVRAHLVLLPQARSFLKQYGIRGEAAADSAGAAAEIARHGLRDVGALASDLAAELNGLHILARHIEDHAHNTTRFLIMGRKADHSPRGEHGMMTTFVFQVRNIPAALYKAMGGFATNGVNMTKLESYMVGGSFTATQFYADIEGHPDDPPVRRALEELDYFTDMLEILGVYPRDPRRD, encoded by the coding sequence ATGACCAGACGCATCGCCTTCCAGGGAGAACCGGGCGCCTATTCCGATCAGGCCTGCCGCGAGGCGCGTCCCGACATGGAAACGCTGCCCTGCCGCACCTTCGAGGATGTCATCAACGCGGTGCGGGGCGGCGATGCCGAACTGGCGATGCTGCCGGTGGAAAACTCGACCTATGGCCGCGTCGCCGACATCCACCGCCTGCTGCCCGAATCCGGCCTGCGGATCGTCGACGAGGCGTTCGTGCGCGTCCATATCAGCCTGATGGCCTTGCCCGGCGTTCAGATCGAGGATCTCAGGACCGTGCGTGCGCACCTGGTTCTGCTGCCGCAGGCGCGCAGCTTTCTCAAGCAATACGGCATCCGCGGCGAAGCCGCCGCCGACAGCGCCGGGGCCGCGGCCGAGATCGCGCGACACGGCCTGCGCGACGTTGGCGCGCTGGCCTCGGACCTGGCGGCGGAGCTGAACGGGCTGCATATCCTGGCCCGCCATATCGAGGACCACGCCCACAACACCACGCGGTTCCTCATCATGGGCCGCAAGGCTGATCACAGCCCGCGCGGCGAACACGGCATGATGACCACCTTCGTCTTTCAGGTCCGCAACATTCCCGCCGCGCTCTACAAGGCGATGGGCGGTTTCGCGACCAATGGCGTCAACATGACCAAGCTGGAAAGCTACATGGTCGGCGGGTCGTTCACCGCCACGCAGTTCTACGCCGATATCGAAGGTCATCCCGACGATCCGCCGGTGCGCCGGGCGCTCGAGGAACTGGATTACTTCACAGACATGCTGGAAATCCTCGGCGTCTACCCGCGCGATCCGCGGCGCGACTGA
- a CDS encoding TadE/TadG family type IV pilus assembly protein — MTWNLKNRLRRFGAEEDGTSTIAFALWVPLFALTIISTMEMGALSMRHTALERGLDSVVRDVRLNTGTEHTHDTLKAAICDAAPILTDCASTLRLEMIPLDLRNWTGPQPSADCYDAAHPVRPLRTFHNGGDNELMLLRACYKYNPIAPTSMLANSLPVDAHGYTGLVAFAAFVQEPI, encoded by the coding sequence ATGACCTGGAACCTGAAAAACCGCCTGCGCCGGTTCGGCGCGGAAGAAGACGGCACCTCGACGATCGCGTTCGCGCTGTGGGTTCCGCTCTTTGCCCTGACCATCATCTCGACGATGGAAATGGGTGCCCTGTCGATGCGCCACACGGCGCTGGAACGCGGGCTCGACTCGGTGGTGCGCGATGTCCGGTTGAACACCGGCACCGAGCACACCCACGACACGCTGAAGGCCGCGATCTGCGACGCCGCGCCCATCCTGACGGATTGTGCCAGCACGCTGCGGCTGGAGATGATCCCGCTGGACCTGCGCAACTGGACCGGCCCGCAGCCGTCTGCCGACTGCTACGACGCCGCCCATCCGGTTCGTCCCCTGCGGACTTTCCACAACGGTGGGGACAATGAACTGATGCTGCTGCGGGCGTGCTACAAGTACAACCCGATCGCGCCCACCAGCATGCTCGCCAACTCGCTGCCCGTCGACGCGCACGGCTATACCGGCCTCGTCGCCTTCGCAGCCTTCGTGCAGGAGCCGATCTGA
- a CDS encoding Glu/Leu/Phe/Val family dehydrogenase produces the protein MSLTPSNEPSFRQSVDLMFNRAVALMDLPPGLEEKIRVCNATYTVRFGVRLRGQIKTFTGYRSVHSEHMEPVKGGIRYASSVNQDEVEALAALMTYKCALVETPFGGSKGGLCLDPRDYDEEELERITRRFTYELAKRDLINPAQNVPAPDMGTGEREMAWMADQYRRMNTTDINANACVTGKPVHAGGIQGRVEATGRGVQYALREFFRHPEDIAKAKLSGTLDGKRVIIQGLGNVGYHAAKFLSEEDGCIVTGIIERDGALFNPDGLNVQAVHDWLVKHGGVTGFPDAAHSAKGADVLEEDCDILIPAALEGVINLSNAHRIKASLIIEAANGPVTAGADDILRNKGVVIIPDMYANAGGVTVSYFEWVKNLSHIRFGRLQRRQEEARHQLVVDELERLDRYLGDAWSMTPDFKKKYLRGADEIELVRSGLDDTMRGAYQSMRETWHARDDVDDLRTASYIVAIERVAKSYRAKGL, from the coding sequence ATGTCCCTTACCCCGTCCAACGAACCGTCGTTTCGCCAGTCCGTCGACCTGATGTTCAACCGCGCGGTGGCGCTGATGGACCTGCCGCCGGGGCTCGAGGAAAAGATCCGGGTGTGCAACGCCACCTACACGGTGCGGTTCGGCGTTCGGCTGCGCGGACAGATCAAGACCTTCACGGGCTACCGCTCGGTCCATTCCGAACACATGGAACCGGTCAAGGGCGGCATCCGCTATGCCTCGTCCGTGAACCAGGACGAGGTCGAGGCGCTGGCCGCGCTGATGACCTACAAATGCGCTCTGGTCGAAACCCCGTTCGGTGGCTCCAAGGGCGGGCTGTGCCTGGACCCGCGCGACTACGACGAAGAGGAACTGGAACGGATCACCCGCCGTTTCACCTATGAACTGGCCAAGCGCGACCTGATCAACCCGGCCCAGAACGTGCCCGCCCCCGACATGGGCACCGGCGAACGCGAAATGGCCTGGATGGCCGACCAGTATCGCCGGATGAACACCACCGACATCAACGCCAATGCCTGCGTCACCGGCAAACCGGTCCATGCCGGCGGCATCCAGGGCCGGGTCGAGGCGACAGGCCGCGGTGTGCAATACGCCCTGCGCGAATTCTTCCGCCACCCCGAGGATATCGCCAAGGCCAAGCTTTCGGGCACGCTCGACGGCAAGCGCGTCATCATCCAGGGCCTGGGCAATGTGGGCTATCACGCCGCCAAGTTCCTCAGCGAAGAAGACGGCTGCATCGTGACCGGGATCATCGAGCGCGACGGCGCGCTGTTCAACCCGGACGGGCTGAACGTGCAGGCGGTGCATGACTGGCTGGTCAAGCATGGCGGCGTGACCGGCTTTCCCGACGCCGCGCATTCGGCCAAGGGGGCCGACGTGCTGGAAGAAGACTGCGACATCCTCATCCCCGCCGCTCTGGAGGGGGTGATCAACCTGTCGAACGCCCACCGGATCAAGGCTTCGCTCATCATCGAGGCCGCGAACGGTCCTGTCACCGCGGGCGCCGACGACATCCTGCGCAACAAGGGGGTCGTCATCATTCCCGACATGTATGCCAATGCGGGCGGCGTGACGGTGTCCTATTTCGAATGGGTCAAGAACCTGTCTCATATCCGGTTCGGCCGTCTGCAGCGCCGCCAGGAAGAAGCGCGCCACCAGCTTGTCGTCGACGAACTGGAACGGCTCGACCGCTATCTGGGCGATGCCTGGTCGATGACGCCGGACTTCAAGAAGAAATACCTGCGCGGCGCCGACGAAATCGAGCTGGTGCGCTCGGGTCTCGACGACACGATGCGCGGCGCCTACCAGTCGATGCGCGAAACCTGGCACGCGCGCGACGATGTCGATGACCTGCGCACGGCATCCTACATCGTCGCCATCGAACGGGTCGCCAAGAGCTATCGCGCCAAGGGATTGTGA
- a CDS encoding Tad domain-containing protein encodes MSYFGVVGALAMVVFGGIGVDMMYAEVKRTKLQNTLDRAVLAAADLDQTIDPQVVVTDYFDKMQLDDALGNIEVTEGIGLRRVTADGSVNMPAAVLQMLGEDFLRAEGVSTAQEGIGNIEISLVLDISGSMSSNSKIDNLKVAAKEFVDTVIRDDDAGLTTVSIVPYNATVNMGSTLKNYYTMSDEHDYSSCAIFPDSAFQSTGIDRNTELDKLSHFDRWTTNRHTTEIPSPWCAASDYGKIMVHSADKTALKNHIDSLDAFGNTAIDLGMKWGTALLDPGTQSVVNDMIGDGHIVPAASGRPYAFDEDMVLKIVVLMTDGKNTTQYDIKDEYKTGLSPIFLDDRNDSDPSNDRSSIRVKDQPGDNNDVYYWPAYRGGSWNDKYDDDPHTYSSNSNLRQLTWEEVFARWGTRAAAFRFYQEPYYDGWSSYSQYAGLYYAGDDDLIDGPEADARLSTVCQKARQAGITVFAIGFEAPQEGQDAMRDCASSPAHYFPVEGIEIADAFTSIARTINRLRLTQ; translated from the coding sequence TTGTCGTATTTCGGCGTGGTCGGTGCGCTGGCCATGGTGGTCTTCGGCGGCATCGGCGTCGACATGATGTATGCCGAGGTCAAGCGGACCAAGCTGCAGAACACGCTTGACCGCGCGGTTCTGGCCGCTGCCGACCTGGATCAGACCATCGATCCGCAGGTCGTCGTGACCGATTACTTCGACAAGATGCAGCTTGATGATGCCCTGGGCAACATCGAGGTGACCGAAGGCATCGGCCTGCGCCGGGTGACCGCGGACGGGTCGGTGAACATGCCGGCGGCCGTGCTGCAGATGCTGGGCGAGGATTTCCTGCGCGCCGAGGGTGTTTCGACCGCCCAGGAAGGTATCGGCAACATCGAGATCTCGTTGGTGCTGGATATCTCCGGCTCGATGAGCAGCAACTCGAAGATCGACAACCTCAAGGTCGCGGCCAAGGAATTCGTGGACACGGTGATCCGTGACGACGATGCCGGCCTGACCACGGTGTCGATCGTGCCCTACAACGCCACGGTGAACATGGGTTCGACGCTCAAGAACTACTACACCATGAGCGACGAGCACGACTATTCGTCCTGCGCGATCTTCCCCGACTCGGCCTTCCAGTCGACCGGGATCGACCGCAACACCGAACTGGACAAGCTGAGCCATTTCGACCGCTGGACCACCAACCGGCACACCACCGAGATCCCCAGCCCGTGGTGCGCCGCCAGCGACTACGGCAAGATCATGGTTCACTCGGCCGACAAGACGGCGTTGAAGAACCACATCGACTCGCTCGATGCGTTCGGCAACACCGCGATCGACCTGGGCATGAAGTGGGGCACCGCCCTGCTGGATCCCGGCACGCAATCGGTGGTCAACGACATGATCGGCGACGGTCATATCGTCCCCGCCGCATCGGGCCGCCCCTATGCCTTCGACGAGGACATGGTGCTCAAGATCGTCGTTCTGATGACCGACGGCAAGAACACCACCCAGTACGACATCAAGGACGAGTACAAGACCGGTCTGTCGCCGATCTTCCTGGACGACCGGAACGACAGCGATCCGTCGAACGACCGGTCGTCGATCCGCGTCAAGGATCAGCCGGGCGACAACAACGATGTCTATTACTGGCCGGCCTATCGCGGCGGTTCGTGGAACGACAAGTATGACGACGATCCGCATACCTACAGCTCGAACAGCAACCTGCGTCAGCTGACCTGGGAAGAGGTGTTCGCCCGCTGGGGGACCCGCGCCGCCGCCTTCCGGTTCTACCAGGAGCCGTATTATGACGGATGGTCGAGCTACAGCCAGTATGCCGGTCTGTACTATGCCGGCGATGACGACCTGATCGACGGACCGGAAGCCGACGCGCGGCTGTCCACGGTCTGCCAGAAGGCGCGCCAGGCGGGGATCACCGTCTTCGCCATCGGCTTCGAGGCGCCCCAGGAAGGCCAGGACGCCATGCGCGACTGCGCTTCGTCTCCCGCCCACTACTTCCCGGTGGAAGGCATCGAGATCGCCGACGCGTTCACCTCGATCGCCCGCACCATCAACCGTCTGAGGCTGACCCAATGA
- a CDS encoding sarcosine oxidase subunit delta, with protein sequence MRIPCPICGTRDRREFYYKGAASMLDRPAPDAGAAVWDAYLHLRDNPAGRTRDLWHHEAGCGAWLVVERDTVTHEVFGAKTLEQFHAD encoded by the coding sequence ATGCGCATTCCCTGCCCGATCTGCGGCACCCGCGACCGTCGAGAATTCTACTACAAGGGCGCGGCGTCGATGCTGGATCGCCCCGCGCCCGATGCCGGCGCCGCGGTCTGGGACGCCTACCTGCACCTGCGCGACAACCCCGCCGGCCGCACCCGCGACCTGTGGCACCACGAAGCCGGCTGCGGCGCCTGGCTGGTGGTCGAACGCGATACCGTCACGCACGAGGTCTTTGGCGCGAAAACGCTGGAGCAGTTTCATGCGGATTGA
- a CDS encoding sarcosine oxidase subunit gamma has protein sequence MAELIAVFPLGTALPFEAGRARLEAVDPGRISVLAPYPGRVGVFSDRLQAAHGMAFPQPNRATGKAGARCLWAGRDQAFLMGPEPDASLSEVGAVTDVTDGWVGVALTGADAEAVLARLVPVDLSAEVFKRGHVLRASLQNLNVLIRRSTADAFEIFAFRSLAGTLVQDVTAAMSGVAMRRDIADRSG, from the coding sequence GTGGCTGAGTTGATAGCGGTCTTCCCCCTTGGCACGGCCTTGCCGTTCGAAGCTGGCAGGGCGCGGCTGGAGGCGGTGGATCCGGGTCGTATTTCGGTTCTGGCGCCGTATCCCGGGCGCGTCGGGGTGTTTTCCGACCGGTTGCAGGCCGCGCACGGGATGGCGTTCCCGCAACCCAACCGCGCCACCGGAAAGGCGGGCGCTCGCTGTCTTTGGGCAGGGCGGGACCAGGCTTTCCTGATGGGTCCCGAGCCCGATGCGTCGCTGAGCGAAGTGGGCGCGGTGACCGATGTCACGGATGGCTGGGTCGGCGTGGCGTTGACGGGTGCCGATGCCGAAGCGGTGCTTGCGCGGCTGGTGCCGGTGGATCTTTCCGCGGAGGTTTTCAAGCGCGGCCATGTGCTGCGCGCTTCGTTGCAAAATCTGAACGTGCTGATCCGGCGCAGTACGGCGGATGCGTTCGAGATCTTCGCTTTCCGTTCGCTGGCCGGTACGCTGGTTCAGGATGTGACGGCGGCGATGAGTGGCGTTGCGATGCGGCGTGACATCGCGGATCGGTCAGGATAA
- a CDS encoding c-type cytochrome, with the protein MLDTMTFTKVLGGVCGSLLVFLLGKWAAESLYHVGGGHGDEVAAYVIETGESEAAEPEEEVDFATLLASADAGAGEKVFGKCRACHKVEAGANATGPYLHGVVGRQIGAVDGFNYSGALPESEAWTPENLNAFLENPKGWAPGTSMAFNGLAKPEDRANLIVYLDALDG; encoded by the coding sequence ATGCTGGACACGATGACATTCACCAAGGTGCTGGGCGGCGTGTGCGGCTCGCTTCTGGTCTTTCTGCTGGGCAAATGGGCGGCGGAATCGCTGTATCACGTCGGCGGAGGCCATGGCGACGAAGTGGCGGCCTACGTGATCGAGACCGGCGAATCCGAAGCTGCCGAGCCCGAGGAAGAGGTGGATTTCGCGACGCTGCTGGCCTCGGCCGATGCCGGCGCGGGCGAAAAGGTGTTCGGCAAGTGCCGCGCCTGCCACAAGGTTGAAGCCGGCGCCAACGCCACCGGCCCCTACCTGCACGGCGTCGTCGGCCGCCAGATCGGCGCGGTCGATGGCTTCAACTATTCCGGTGCGCTGCCGGAAAGCGAGGCATGGACCCCGGAGAACCTCAACGCCTTCCTGGAAAACCCCAAGGGCTGGGCGCCGGGCACCTCGATGGCCTTCAACGGCCTGGCCAAGCCGGAAGACCGCGCAAACCTGATCGTCTATCTGGACGCGCTGGACGGCTGA
- a CDS encoding TadE/TadG family type IV pilus assembly protein, with translation MPSLIKNRLARFARADDGNITIEAVIIFPLLILLFCASWVYFDVMRQQSVNQKANYTIGDALSRETDKVDETYIDNAYNLLLHLTKSQSPATDLRITVVTYRNRGNSGNGEYKIVWSRARGDFAELTNADLANMTDRLPIMASGDQMILVETRDWYDPIFDAGLAAFDIKTYSFTRPRFAPQVIFLGENDRVREDNGWGNGDDEAPGNSLCHNNAENQTDCAS, from the coding sequence ATGCCGAGCCTGATCAAGAACCGCCTGGCGCGCTTTGCGCGCGCCGACGACGGCAACATCACCATCGAAGCGGTCATCATCTTCCCGCTTCTCATCCTGCTCTTCTGTGCAAGCTGGGTCTATTTCGACGTGATGCGCCAGCAGAGCGTCAACCAGAAGGCCAACTACACCATCGGCGACGCGCTGTCGCGCGAGACCGACAAGGTGGACGAGACCTATATCGACAATGCCTACAACCTGCTTCTGCACCTGACCAAGTCGCAATCGCCGGCAACCGACCTGCGGATCACCGTGGTGACCTACCGGAACCGCGGCAACAGCGGCAACGGCGAATACAAGATCGTCTGGTCGCGTGCCCGGGGCGACTTTGCCGAGCTGACCAATGCCGACCTGGCCAACATGACCGACCGTCTGCCGATCATGGCGTCGGGTGACCAGATGATCCTGGTGGAGACGCGCGACTGGTACGATCCGATCTTCGACGCCGGACTGGCCGCCTTCGACATCAAGACCTATTCGTTCACCCGCCCGCGTTTCGCACCTCAGGTGATCTTCCTGGGCGAAAACGACCGGGTCCGCGAAGACAACGGCTGGGGCAATGGCGACGACGAGGCACCGGGCAACTCGCTGTGCCACAACAATGCCGAGAACCAGACGGATTGCGCATCCTGA